A genomic window from Denticeps clupeoides chromosome 11, fDenClu1.1, whole genome shotgun sequence includes:
- the gdnfb gene encoding glial cell line-derived neurotrophic factor isoform X2, giving the protein MKLWDLVFACSLLVNPVFTRPLFRSRRGIVSQEWPAAPDSTSEPGTARVGQKMAPVKDNVAAQHPQQFEDALDFIKTTITRLRRSTERERDSLERAKRRKRKGVTNRQRKEGRGSAGRRRKGTPSQGCTLRQIRLNVSDLGLGYQTKEEMIFRYCSGPCTNSETNYDKILNNLTQNRKLRQKAPPHACCRPISFDDDLSFLDDNLIYHTMKRHSARKCGCI; this is encoded by the exons ATGAAGTTATGGGATTTAGTTTTCGCTTGTTCTTTGCTGGTGAACCCTGTCTTCACACGTCCCCTGTTCCGGAGTCGTCGGGGCATCGTCTCACAAGAGTGGCCGGCCGCTCCAGACTCCACATCAGAACCCGGAACCGCCAGAGTCGGCCAGAAAATGGCACCAGTCAAAG ACAATGTGGCGGCCCAGCATCCCCAGCAGTTTGAAGACGCGTTGGATTTCATCAAGACCACTATCACCAGGCTGAGGAGGTCCACAGAGCGGGAGAGGGACTCTTTAGAAAGAGCAAAACGGCGGAAGAGGAAGGGCGTGACAAACAGGCAGCGCAAGGAAGGGCGGGGGTCAGCGGGGCGCAGGAGGAAGGGCACCCCGAGTCAGGGCTGCACCCTCCGCCAGATCCGCCTGAACGTGTCTGACCTCGGCTTGGGCTACCAGACCAAGGAGGAGATGATTTTCAGGTACTGCAGTGGGCCGTGCACGAACTCCGAAACGAACTACGACAAAATCCTCAACAACCTCACGCAGAACAGGAAGCTGCGGCAGAAGGCTCCGCCCCATGCTTGCTGTCGGCCAATCTCGTTCGACGACGACCTGTCGTTCCTGGACGACAATTTGATTTACCACACAATGAAAAGGCATTCGGCCAGGAAGTGCGGCTGCATCTGA
- the gdnfb gene encoding glial cell line-derived neurotrophic factor isoform X1, with protein sequence MMLTYRRLSVSLQIPTLERSLKMKLWDLVFACSLLVNPVFTRPLFRSRRGIVSQEWPAAPDSTSEPGTARVGQKMAPVKDNVAAQHPQQFEDALDFIKTTITRLRRSTERERDSLERAKRRKRKGVTNRQRKEGRGSAGRRRKGTPSQGCTLRQIRLNVSDLGLGYQTKEEMIFRYCSGPCTNSETNYDKILNNLTQNRKLRQKAPPHACCRPISFDDDLSFLDDNLIYHTMKRHSARKCGCI encoded by the exons ATGATGCTGACTTACAGACGTCTATCTGTCTCCCTGCAGATTCCCACATTGGAACGAAGCCTTAAAATGAAGTTATGGGATTTAGTTTTCGCTTGTTCTTTGCTGGTGAACCCTGTCTTCACACGTCCCCTGTTCCGGAGTCGTCGGGGCATCGTCTCACAAGAGTGGCCGGCCGCTCCAGACTCCACATCAGAACCCGGAACCGCCAGAGTCGGCCAGAAAATGGCACCAGTCAAAG ACAATGTGGCGGCCCAGCATCCCCAGCAGTTTGAAGACGCGTTGGATTTCATCAAGACCACTATCACCAGGCTGAGGAGGTCCACAGAGCGGGAGAGGGACTCTTTAGAAAGAGCAAAACGGCGGAAGAGGAAGGGCGTGACAAACAGGCAGCGCAAGGAAGGGCGGGGGTCAGCGGGGCGCAGGAGGAAGGGCACCCCGAGTCAGGGCTGCACCCTCCGCCAGATCCGCCTGAACGTGTCTGACCTCGGCTTGGGCTACCAGACCAAGGAGGAGATGATTTTCAGGTACTGCAGTGGGCCGTGCACGAACTCCGAAACGAACTACGACAAAATCCTCAACAACCTCACGCAGAACAGGAAGCTGCGGCAGAAGGCTCCGCCCCATGCTTGCTGTCGGCCAATCTCGTTCGACGACGACCTGTCGTTCCTGGACGACAATTTGATTTACCACACAATGAAAAGGCATTCGGCCAGGAAGTGCGGCTGCATCTGA